GTGCCGCAGCGCATCACAAAGCGCCGAACACGCGCACCGCCACCCATGGTTTTCCCTGCCCGTACGTTCGCGCAGCGGCCGGCCCCCCGTCTGACGCCCGCCCGGCGGGCATTCCGCAGCCTTTCTGCACGGGAAAGGATGCTTGAAGCATCCGCAATTATCGAGCCATGCAAATTCGCCCACCATGTTTCGGACGATCGGCGCCGCCCGCGCATCCGGCCTTTCGCGGGCCTTGCGGGCACGGGCGGTGCGTCGTGCGATCGGGCCGGCGATGCCGGCCGCGAACGGCCGGGCCGCGCGCCACGGCAAATCGATAATCAGGAGACACGATGAACAGCCAATCCCTCGACCTCGGCGGCAACGCGGCCGGACCTGCGTCCGCTCCACCGGCCGCGGGCCGGGCCGGTGCCGATCCGGCGCCCCTTCCCGCCCGCGGCATCACGCTCGGCGAATTCATGGACGACCTGCCGGTCGGCGCATTGCACCGGTTCGTCGTCTGGGTGATCGGTATCGGGCTGTTTTTCGACATGTACGAGATCTTCCTCGTCAGCACGATCGGTTCCGCGTTGCAGAACGAATACGGGCTGAGCCGGCAAAGCGCCGATTTCAAGCTGTTGCTCGCTTCCGCGTTCATCGGGATGTTCGTCGGCGCAATGTGTCTCGGCAGCCTCGCGGACCGCATCGGCAGGCGCAAGGCGTTCCTGATGACGCTCGTCTGGTACAGCGCGTTCTCGTTGATGGGCGCGTTCTCGGTGAACGCCGACATGCTGGTCGCATGCCGGTTCCTGACGGGTATCGGCGTCGGCGCGATCTATCCGGTCGCCGACAGCTTCCTGTCGGAAATCCTGCCGAAGGAAAAGCGTGGGCGGCTCGCTGCGTGGGCCTATACGACCTCGTACGTCGCGGTGCCGCTGGTCGGCTTCCTCGCGCTGTGGCTGAATCCGCTGCATGTCGCCGGCGTGGCCGGCTGGCGCATCATCCTCGCGATCGGCAGCCTCGGCGCCGTGTACGTGCTGCTGGTCCAGCACCGCCTGCCGGAAAGCCCGCGCTGGCTGCTCGCGCAAGGCCGCACGGCGGACGCGCATGCCGCGGCGCGGCGCTTCGCGGACAGCGCCGGCGTGCGCGTGCCCGAGCAGTTCGCGCAATCGGCCGAACCGCAGCGGCCGCTGAGCCTCGGCGAGCGCATCGCGCTGCTGCGCCGCCAGCCTTACGGTGCGCGCTACCTGATGCTCGCGGTGTTCCACCTGTTCCAGGGCTTCGGCTATTACGGCTTCGGCACGCTCGCGGGCACGGTCGTCAAGAGCCGCGGTTTTGACGTGACGGACAGCACGCTGTTCATCGCGCTGTCGTTCATCGGCTATCCGATCGGCTCGCTGCTGTCGATCCCGCTGCTGAACTGGATCGAGCGCCGCACGCTGGTGATCGTGTCGATCCTGTCGATCGCCGCGTTCGGGCTGTGCTTCGCGTATTCGGGCAATACGATGCTGATCGTCTGCTTCGGGTTCCTGACGACCTGCGCGTCGAACGTGTTCAGCAACGCGTATCACGTGTACCAGGCCGAGATCTTCCCGGCCCGCGTGCGCTCGACCGCGATCGGCAGCACGTACTCGCTGTCGCGCATCGTCAGCGGCGCGCTGCCGTTCATGCTGCTGCCGGTGCTCGCCGCATACGGCGCGGGCGCGATGTTCGGCGTGATCTCGATCGCGCTCGGCATCGTCGCCGTCACGCTGCGCGTACTCGGGCCGCTGACCACGCGGCGCAGCCAGGACGACATCAATCCGGTCTGACGCGGCGACCGGCACGGGGCGTGCGCATGCGTGCTCCGTGGCCGGTCTGTCGCGCTTGCGGCGCGCTCAGCGCGCCGACATGAAATCGAACAGCTTCGCGATGTCGGTGGTCAGCACGGAGCCGGCCTTGACGCCGACCCACAGCGTGCGCGTCGCCCACGCGTCGTCGAGCTTCACGACGCCGAGCCGCGACGCGCGCTCGCGGGTCACCGCATCGCGCGGCAGCACGCCGATCCCGAGCCCGGCCTCGATCATCCGGCTCACGCCGTCGAAATTCGATACCTGGATGCGCAGCTTCAGCGACCGCTCGGCCGCGAACGCGGCGTCGGTCATGCGCGCGAGCAGCGAACTGCCGTCGCTCAAGCCGACGTAGTCCTCATCGAGCGTATCCGCGAAGCGGATGCTGTCGTGCGCGGCGAAGCGATGCCCGCGCGGCACGAGCAGCACGAGCTCGTCGCGCCGGTACAGCCGGCGTTCGATGCCGGGCGCCGGCACGTTGTCGGCGAAAACGCCGAGATCGGCCTTGCCGGACGCGAGCGCGTCGACGATCTCGTGGCTCAGCCGCTCCTCGAGGCTGACCTTGATGCCCGGGTTGCCGGTGAGGAACGCGGCGAGATCGGCCGGCAGGAACTGGACGATCGCCGACGTGTTGGTCCACACGTGAATGTGGCCGCGCACGCCGGCGACGTAATCGCTCATCTCGTGCGCCATCCGGTTGACCTGCTCGATTACCTTCGCCGCATGGTCGAGCAGCGCGCGGCCCGCGGGCGTCAGCTCGACGCCGCGTGCATGCCGGACGAACAGCGCGCTGCCGGTCACGCTTTCGAGTTCGGCGATCCGCTTGCTGACCGCGGATAACGTGAGCTGGCCGTGTTCGGCCGCCTTGGTCAGGCTGCCGTGCTCGGCGACCAGCGCGAATACGCGCAGCGACTGCAGATCGAAATGAAGCGGGTTCACCATGTCGGGGTTCCTGGAAAGCCGTGCGGCGCAAACGGCCGGTGCCGGCGCGGCCTGATGGCGATCATACGCCCGGCCGCGCGCGGCGCGAAATGGCGCAAGACGGCCCGGTCAGCGCGCCGCGAGCGCCTGCAATGCGGCGAGCATCGCGCTGTCGGGTGTCGCGAGATCGTCGAGCACCGTGAAGTGCTGCATGCCGGGCAGCCAGGTGCGCGCGATCCGTTCGCCGGCTGCTTCGCACGCATCCGCGTAGTCGTGCGCGTGCCGCACGAGCTCGGGCAACTCGGCCGCGCCGACCGCGACGACGGTCGGGGCACCGGGCCCGATATGGCGCAGCGGGCTGTAGGCGGCGATTTCCTGCGCGGTGAGCTTCAGCTTGTCGTCGAGCACGCACAGCGAGATCGGTTCGAGATCGACGAGCGGGCTGATCGCGAGCGCCGACACGACGGCCGGATGCGCGCGATACACGGCCGTCAGGTGGCCGCCCGCGGAGTGGCCGCTCAGGTGGATCGGCCGGCCTGCGGTGCCGATGCCGTCCGGGTCGGTCGCGAGATGGTCGAGCAACGCGCCGATTTCGCCGACGATGTCGGTCATCGATGCGGTCGGGGCAAGCGTGTATTCGGCGAGCACGACGTCGAAGCCGCGTGCGAGCGGCCCGGCGGCGGCGTATGCGAAATCCTCTTTCGCGCAGTGCTGCCAGTAGCCGCCGTGAATGAACACGAACAGCGGCGCGTCGGGCCGGCCGCACCGCAGCCAGTCGAAGCGCTGCGCGGGACCCGCGCCGTAACGCAGGTCGCGGCGGCCCGGCGTCGCGTCGTAAAGCGCCGCGCTGCGCGCCTGGCAGGACGCCAGTACCGCCGGGAAATCGGGAATGGCTTTCGTGTTCAGGTAGGCGGCGTCGAGCGCCGCGCGGTCCATGCCGCGATAGAGGATGGTCATTCGGGAAGCGCCTGGGTCGGATTGCGGATGCGCGGGACGGTCTCGCTGCCCGCTGCCAAGGCGGCGGACGAGCCGCCGCCGATGCAGGCCATTATCCGCACCGCAACCCGGGCCGGCTATCCGGAATCGGCGGGTGCGGCGCGCCCCTGTCCGCTTTCGGCGGAGGCGTGCCGCGCAGCAGTCGCGTCGAGCCGGCGCATGCACGAACCGAAGGACCGGCGCGACGATGCCGCATGACAAAGCCGCACGACCGCCGCCACTCGGCGCGATTCAACTCAACGCGACTCAGGGCAACTCAGATCAACTCGGAGATCTCGATCAGGTTCAGGTCCGGATCGCGTACGTACACCGACCGGATCTTCTGCGTCGCACCGGTGCGCTCGACGGGCCCTTCGACGATCGGCCATTCGACGCGTTGCAGATGCGCGATCACGTCGTCGAGCGGCACGGCCGCGATGAAGCACAGGTCGAGCGCGCCGGGCACCGGCACGTGCGCCTTCGGCTCGAATTCCGCGCCGCGCACGTGCAGGTTGATCTTCTGGTTGCCGAAGCGGAACGCGAGCCGGCCCGCGCCGAAGGTTTCGAGCTGCATCTGCATCACTTCCGTGTAGAAGTGCTTCGTCCGCTCCGGATCGACGCAGGTCAGCACGAGATGGTCGAGGTGGTCAATCAACGCCATGTGATTCGCTCCTGTTCACGAGAAAGCTCGCTGCGCCGGCATGTCGCCGGCTGCGGCGGGCGGCGGCGGATGAAGGTCCGAGCGGCGCCCGGCCTTCAGGATCTGGCTCGGTACGTCATGCCCGATCAGCGCGGGCAGCCGCGCGGCCGCGGCGAGCACGGCCGCGAGGTCGATGCCGGTATCGTAGCCGTCGAGCGCGAGCATGTGCACGAGCTCCTCGGTGCACGCGTTGCCGGTCGCGCCTGGCGCGTACGGGCAGCCGCCGAGCCCGCCGAGCGATGCGTCGAAGCGGTCGATGCCGGCATCGAGCGCGGCGAGCGTGTTCGCGAGCGCCATACCGCGCGTGTTGTGAAAGTGCAGCGTGAGCTGCAGCGCGCCGAAGCGTTCGCGGGCGCGTTCGCCGAGCGCGCGCACCTGCGACGGGTACGCCATGCCGGTCGTGTCGCACAGCGTGAAGCCGCGCACGCCGAGATCCGCGAAGCGCTGCATCCACGCGAGCACGGTTTCGGCCCGGACGTCGCCCTCCATCGGGCACCCCATCGCGGTCGACAGCGACACGTTGATCGCGACGCCGGTGCCGCGCATCGCGTCGATCACGTCGCGCAGCTGGGCGAACGACTGCTCGCGGGACATCCGCAGGTTCGCACGGTTGTGGCTCTCGCTCATCGACATCACGAGGTTCACCTCGTCGACGCCGCACGATAGCGCGCGCTCCGCACCGCGCACGTTCGGCACGAGCACCGTATAGACGACGCCCGGCGCGCGCACGATGCCGTGCATCACGGCCTCCGCGTCGCGTAGCGCGGGGATCGCCTTCGGCGACGTGAACGACGTGACCTCGATCTTCGCGTAGCCGCATGCGCTCAATGCGTCGACGAGCGCGATCTTGTCGTCGGTGTCGACGAACACCGCTTCATTCTGGAAACCGTCGCGCGTCGCGACTTCGTGGATGTAGAGTCGTCGGGGTTGCTTGCTCATGTCGTCGTTCCTTTGCCCGGTTCAGATCACGCCGCGCGCGCGCCAGTCGTCGCGCGTCGCGGCATCGATGCCGATCGATTCGAGTACCGCGTCGGTATCGGCGCCGAGCGCGGGTGCCGGGCGCTCGATGCGCCCCGGCGTCGCGCCGAGTTTCGGCACGATGCCGGGCACGAGTACCGGCGTGCCGTCGGGCAGCGCGGCGTCGACGATCATGTCGCGCGCACGGTAATGCGGATCGGCCGCGATGTCCGCGACGTCGTAGATGCGCCCGGACGGGATGCGCGCTTCGTTCAGCGCGGCCAGCACGTCGTCGAGGTCGTGCCGTGCGCTCCATTCGCCGATCGCCGCGTCGATGCGCGCGACCTGCGCGACGCGCCCGTCGTTGTGCGCGAGCGCGGGATCGTTGCCGAGATCGGGGCGCCCGATCAATTCCATCAGGCGGCGGAAGATGCTGTCGCCGTTGCCGGCGATCAGCGCGTACTTGCCGTCGCGGCAGCGGTACGCGTTGGTCGGCGCGATGCCGGGCAGGCTGCTGCCGGCCGCCTCGCGCACCGCGCCGAACGCCGAGTATTCGGGCAGCAGGCTTTCCATCATGTTGAAGACCGATTCGTACAGCGCGACGTCGACGACCTGCCCCTTGCCGCCCTGCTGCTCGCGATGGCGCAGCGCGAGCAGGATGCCGATCACGCCGTGCAGCGCCGACAGCGAATCGCCGAGCGACACGCCGACGCGCACCGGCGTGCGGCCGGGCTCCCCGGTCAGGTGCCGCAGGCCGCCCATCGCCTCGGCGATCACGCCGAAGCCGGGCCGGTTGCGATAAGGGCCGGTCTGGCCGAAGCCCGACACGCGCAGCATCACGAGCCCGGGGTTGATCGCGGACAGCGCGTCCCAGCCGAGCCCCCAGCCTTCGAGCGTGCCGGGCCGGAAGTTCTCGATCAGCACATCGGTCTCGGCGACCAGGCGGCGCACGACGTCCTGCCCTTCGGGCGTGCGCAGGTCGAGCGCGAGCGAGGTCTTGTTGCGCGACTGCGCGGCCCACCAGACCGACGTGCCGTCGTGCAGGAGCCGCCATTTGCGCAGCGGGTCGCCGACGCCGGGCGGCTCGACCTTGATCACGTCCGCGCCGAATTCGGCGAGCATCCGGCCCGCGAACGGCCCGGCGATCAGTTGGCCGAGTTCCAGCACGCGGATGCCGTCCAGGGGTCTCGTCATGGCTGTCTCCGATGAAATCGTGTTGTCGATGACAGCGATCATGACGACGTTCGCGCACGGCGAAAATCGATCGATGCTCAACCAGCCTTTCCCGAACGGAAAGGCATGCATGGCGGCGCACCGGGAGCATGCCGCGCCGGCCTGCATGCGAGCGTGCGCCCGCCTTTCCGTGCGGGAAAGCGCGCTCGCGCAACGGTCAAGCCGGGGCCGGCGCGCCGTTGGCAGAATCGTTGCCGTTGCGCGCCCGCCGGGCGCCCGTCAGCGAGACCCGCCATGTTTTCCAGCTCCTCTCCCGCGAAGATCGTGTTTCTCGACCGCGCGACGCTGTCGCCGCAGACCGTGCTGAAGCCGTTCCCGTTTCCGCACGTGCTCCAAACGTTCGAACGGTCGGCCGCGCACGAGGTGGCCGCGCGCATCGGCGCCGCGGACATCGTCGTGACCAACAAGGTCCGGCTCGGCGCGGCGGCGCTCGACGGCGCGCCGCACGTGAAAATGATCGCGATCGCCGCGACCGGTACCGACATCGTCGACCTCGACGCCTGCGCGGCGCGCGGCATCGTCGTCAGCAACATTCGCGGGTATGCGGCGCGCACGGTGCCCGAGCACACGTTCGCGCTGATCTTCGCGCTGCGGCGCAGCCTCGTCGCGTATCGCGACGCGGTGCGCGCGGGACGCTGGCTCGACAGCGGACAGTTCTGCTTCTTCGATCACCCGATCCGCGACCTGGCCGGCTCGACGCTCGGGATCGTCGGCGACGGCGTGCTCGGCCGCGCGGTGGCCGGCATCGCGCGCGCGCTCGACATGCGCGTGCGGTTCGCCGCGCACGGCGACGCCCGGGACGCCGACCATGTGCCGCTCGATACGCTGCTGCGCGACAGCGACGTGATCACGCTGCACTGCCCGCTCACGCCGGCGACGCGGCACCTGATCGATGCGACCGCATTCGCGCGGATGGCGCGCCGGCCGTTGCTGATCAACACCTCACGCGGCGGGCTCGTGGACGAAGACGCGCTGGTCGACGCGCTGCAGTCGGGACAGATCGCGGGCGCGGGTTTCGACGTGGTCACGCAGGAGCCGCTGCCGGCGGTGCATCCGTTCCACGCGATCCTGTCGCATCCGGCGTTCATCCTGACGCCGCATGTCGCGTGGGCGAGCGACGAGGCGATCCAGGCGCTGGCCGACCAGCTCGTCGACAACGTCGCCGCGTTTGCGCGCGGCGAACCGCGGCAGGTCGTGACGGCGGGTTGAGTGTGGCAGGCGCGAACGCGCAATGAGGCCGGGCGCAGCGCCCGGCGTCGGCACGGAGGACGTGACGACAGGCAGGCGTGACGGCACGTTGCGGACAGGATGCCGCAGCGGGATCGGAAAATCGGGGAAGTGGTAGTCAGGCGACGCGCGGCCGGAACCGGTGCGCGTGTGCGCGTGATGCGCGCCGCCAGCGCGGTTCGGCCATCGGCCGCGCGTCGGCGGGAATCAGCAGGGGGGCGTCAGCGGGCCGGCAGGCTTCAGTAAGCGGACATCTCGACGCAAGGATCGACCTTGGACGGCGAGCAGATGACCGAATACTTGGCGCTTTCGCGCATCAGCGCTTCGCCTTCGTGCAGCGCGATCTTGATCTCGGGGTGACGCTCGTACGCGAGGAATGCGGAGCAGACGACCGCCGACATCACGACCAGGGAAAACACAAATTTTTCAAGGGATTGGAAACGTTCGGGCATGGTTCGACCTTTCTTCTAGGCCGTGATTATAGCTCGAATTAAGGGTTTTCCCTATACGACGACCCGCATACCGAGGATCGATTCGACCGATGACGGGCAGCGTTCGCGCCCTTTTTGCTCGTTAATCCACGCTTAAGCGCCGGTCGAACAAGATGGGGTCACCGGTTGCGGCGCGAGTGCCGCGCCGGATGCCCTGTTTTTTCGGAGATCCTGAACATGAAGACCGCCCTTTCCGTGCTCGTTCTTGCCGCCGCGCTGGCGGCCCCTGCCGTGTCGTTCGCGCAATCGGCCGCCACGCCCGTCACGCGCGCCGAAGTCGTCGCACAGTTGCAACAACTCGAACAGGCTGGCTACAAGCCGCTGAAGAGCCAGTATCCGGACGACCTCCGCGCCGCCGAAGCGCGTATCGAACAAGGGTCGGGGATCGGTGCGGATGCCGGCGCGTCGAGCGCGTCGGGTCGCCCGGCGCTGACCGAACCGGTGGCCCGTACGGCCGGTCGCGGGCGCTGACCGGCGTGCAACCCGCGCGGGCCGTCGCCGTCATCGCTGGCGGGTCGCCCGGTTGCCAGCGTCGGAATGAAGGAACGGTGCGGTCCCGAGCGCCGGGACCGTACCCGGAACACAGCGCGACGAAGGCCGCCGCCAGTGCGTCACTGCGGCGCGGACGCGCCACTGGCCGCGTTGCCGGGCCACGCCTTGCCGATCCGGTCGATCAGCGACTTGGCGGCGCCCGTCGCGAGCGCCGCGTCGACGCCCGAAGTCTGCCACGCGCCGTCCGCGGCCTGCACGAACGTCAGGTTCGCGCGCGACGGCGCGTAATCGCTATTGCGCCACTTGACCACGACGTCGCACGTGTAGGTGCGTTCGCCGACCTTCTTGCAGTCGCCGTCGGGCTTCGCCGAGATCACGTCGGCGGACACGGGCAGCGGCTGGCCGAACAGCGCGTTCAGGCCGCCGTGGTTTTCCGCTTCGAGCGCGCGGCGCACCGCCGCGTCGACGTCGCGCGATCCGGGACCGTCGTGGAGCAGATTGCAGGCGGCCAGCAGCGTGGCGGCACAGCCGAGCGTCAGCAGCGTTTGAAACTTCATGGAACTCCGTGCATCGGGTGAACGTCGGATCGCGGCGGCAATGCATGCGAACGCATCGCCGAGCCGTATGCCGCGTAGTCTGCAACGTCCGCGCGTCGTGCGCGGTATCCATTTGTAACCAATTGCACGCAGGCCTGCGGGCAAACGGGCGGCCGGCACGACGCACCCGCCCCGCCGCTTTCGTTCGGGCCTACTGCCGCTCCTGCTTCACGCGGCTGACGAGCTGCGTCGGGCTCACGAACTGCAGCGCGATCACGACCCAGACGAGCGTGATGGCCATGTAGATCATCGCCATCGCGTCGATCGACTGCGGCGCACGCACGCCGGTCGAGAACACCGCGTAATACAGCGCGACGACGAGCGTCTGCGTGCTCGGGCCCGCGGTGAAGAAGGTCAGCTCGAACATCCCGATCGTGCGCACCAGCACGAGCAGCCCCGCCGCGAGCATGCCGGGCACCAGCAGCGGCAGCAGCACGTAGCGAAAATAGCGCCACGTGTTCGCGCCGAAGATGCGCGCGGCGGCCTCGAGATTCGGATCGATCTGCTCGATGAACGGCGTCATCACGAGGATCACGAACGGCAGCGCCGGCACGAGGTTCGCGAGGATCACGCCGGGCAGCGTGCCCGCGAGCCCGACCTTGTACATCACGGTCGCCATCGGGATCCCGTACGTGACGGGCGGCACCATCAGCGGCAGCAGGAACACCAGCAGCGCGAAGCGCTTGCCGCGGAACTGCACGCGCGCGAGCGCATAGGCGGCCGGCACGCCGAGCGCGACCGACAGCAGCACGACCGCGCCGACGACTTCGACCGTCACCCACAGCACGCTGGCGAGCTGGAAGTCTTCCCACGCCTTTGCGTACCAGTGCAGCGTGAAGCCCTGCGGCAGCGGCGTGCCGAACCAGCGCGTCGCGACCGAGTTCACCGCGACGGTCGCGATCAGCAGCATCACGTTCAGCAGGAAGAACGCCATCAGCCCCCACACGAGCGCCTTCCATGCTCGGCCGGCGAGGCTGCCGCGCAGCTTTTGCGGCTTCATCGCGTTGACGGGCTGTGCGCCGGGCGGGCTGTGCTTCGGCGGCCACGCCGGCGCGGCATGATTGTCGGTCGCCATCAGCCCTTGCCTCCCGTGACCGGACCGGTATAGAAGAAGCGGCGCGCGCCGAGCATCGACGCGACCACCAGCAGCTGCACGAAGCCCATCACGATCGCGATCGCCGACGCGAGCGAATAGTCGTAGCTCTCGAACGCGGCCTCGGCGGCCGCGATCGAGATCACGCGCGTCGGTCCGGCCGGCGCGCCGAGCAGCACGGCCGACGGGAACACCGAGAACGCCTGCACGAACGACAGGCACGCGGCCATCGTGAGCCCCGGCACGAGCAGCGGCAGGTAGATCTGCCGGAACTGCTGCCACGGGTTCGCGCCGAGCGTGGCCGCGGCGCGCGCGAGCGTCGGGTCGATGCCGCTGATGTACGACAGCACCAGCAGGAACGCGAACGGAAAGCCCGACACGATCAGCGACAGCAGCACGCCCCAGTAGTTGTGCGTGAGGCGCACTTCGTCCGTATACAGGTGCAGCCCCTGCAGCGCCTGCGGGAACCAGCCGTTCGGGCCGAAGTACGTGAGCATCCCGTCGGCCACGAGCACCGTGCCGAGCGTGACGGGAATCACGAGCAGCGTCGTGACGAACTTCTGGTACGGCGAGTTGCGGCGCAGCGCGAACGCGACGGGCACCGAGATGCCGACGTTGATCAGCGTCGCCGGCACCGCGAGCTTCAGCGTGACGAGCACGGTCGGCCACATCGCGGTATCGGTGAAGAACTGCACGTAGTTCGCGAGCGCGCCGCCGCCGTTCATCGGCTGGAACGACAGCACGAGGCCGTACGCGAACGGATAGATGAACAGCGCGACGATGAACGCGAGCGCCGGCGTGACGAGCCACGCCTTCGCGTCGCGCGGCGTGCTGCCGGTCGCGAGCGTGCTCATGCGGCCTCCCGGTGGCATGCTGTCGGGCACGCTGCGCGGAGGCCGTTCATTGCGCGTCTCCTGGATAGACGAGCGTGCGCGCCGGCGCCACGCGCAGCCGCAGTCGCTCGCCTTCCGCGAATTCGCCGGCGACCCGCGCCCAGATCGCGCCGAACGGCGTGATCGCGCGGATCAGCGAGTCGCGGCCGCCGTATTCAACCGTTTCGACGGTCGCGTCGAAGGCGTTGTCGGCGCCTGCTTCCGCGCGCTCGATGTCGTCGGGGCGCAGCGCGACCACGACCTCGTTGCCGTCGAAACCGGCCATCGGCACGCCCGCGATGCGCACGCCGGCCGCGGCGACGTTCACGTAGTCGCCGGCCATCCCTTCGAGCGTGAACGGCAGCACGTTGCGATAGCCCATGAAGCGCGCGACGTGCAGGTTGTGCGGGCGCGTGTACACGTCCTTGGGCGACGCGATCTGCTGCACGACCCCTTCCTTCATCACGACGATCCGGTCGGCCATCGACAGCGCCTCGTCC
This window of the Burkholderia cepacia GG4 genome carries:
- a CDS encoding hydroxymethylglutaryl-CoA lyase, translating into MSKQPRRLYIHEVATRDGFQNEAVFVDTDDKIALVDALSACGYAKIEVTSFTSPKAIPALRDAEAVMHGIVRAPGVVYTVLVPNVRGAERALSCGVDEVNLVMSMSESHNRANLRMSREQSFAQLRDVIDAMRGTGVAINVSLSTAMGCPMEGDVRAETVLAWMQRFADLGVRGFTLCDTTGMAYPSQVRALGERARERFGALQLTLHFHNTRGMALANTLAALDAGIDRFDASLGGLGGCPYAPGATGNACTEELVHMLALDGYDTGIDLAAVLAAAARLPALIGHDVPSQILKAGRRSDLHPPPPAAAGDMPAQRAFS
- a CDS encoding DUF4148 domain-containing protein, giving the protein MKTALSVLVLAAALAAPAVSFAQSAATPVTRAEVVAQLQQLEQAGYKPLKSQYPDDLRAAEARIEQGSGIGADAGASSASGRPALTEPVARTAGRGR
- a CDS encoding ABC transporter permease, producing MSTLATGSTPRDAKAWLVTPALAFIVALFIYPFAYGLVLSFQPMNGGGALANYVQFFTDTAMWPTVLVTLKLAVPATLINVGISVPVAFALRRNSPYQKFVTTLLVIPVTLGTVLVADGMLTYFGPNGWFPQALQGLHLYTDEVRLTHNYWGVLLSLIVSGFPFAFLLVLSYISGIDPTLARAAATLGANPWQQFRQIYLPLLVPGLTMAACLSFVQAFSVFPSAVLLGAPAGPTRVISIAAAEAAFESYDYSLASAIAIVMGFVQLLVVASMLGARRFFYTGPVTGGKG
- a CDS encoding MFS transporter, producing the protein MNSQSLDLGGNAAGPASAPPAAGRAGADPAPLPARGITLGEFMDDLPVGALHRFVVWVIGIGLFFDMYEIFLVSTIGSALQNEYGLSRQSADFKLLLASAFIGMFVGAMCLGSLADRIGRRKAFLMTLVWYSAFSLMGAFSVNADMLVACRFLTGIGVGAIYPVADSFLSEILPKEKRGRLAAWAYTTSYVAVPLVGFLALWLNPLHVAGVAGWRIILAIGSLGAVYVLLVQHRLPESPRWLLAQGRTADAHAAARRFADSAGVRVPEQFAQSAEPQRPLSLGERIALLRRQPYGARYLMLAVFHLFQGFGYYGFGTLAGTVVKSRGFDVTDSTLFIALSFIGYPIGSLLSIPLLNWIERRTLVIVSILSIAAFGLCFAYSGNTMLIVCFGFLTTCASNVFSNAYHVYQAEIFPARVRSTAIGSTYSLSRIVSGALPFMLLPVLAAYGAGAMFGVISIALGIVAVTLRVLGPLTTRRSQDDINPV
- a CDS encoding D-2-hydroxyacid dehydrogenase, with the translated sequence MFSSSSPAKIVFLDRATLSPQTVLKPFPFPHVLQTFERSAAHEVAARIGAADIVVTNKVRLGAAALDGAPHVKMIAIAATGTDIVDLDACAARGIVVSNIRGYAARTVPEHTFALIFALRRSLVAYRDAVRAGRWLDSGQFCFFDHPIRDLAGSTLGIVGDGVLGRAVAGIARALDMRVRFAAHGDARDADHVPLDTLLRDSDVITLHCPLTPATRHLIDATAFARMARRPLLINTSRGGLVDEDALVDALQSGQIAGAGFDVVTQEPLPAVHPFHAILSHPAFILTPHVAWASDEAIQALADQLVDNVAAFARGEPRQVVTAG
- a CDS encoding CaiB/BaiF CoA transferase family protein — encoded protein: MTRPLDGIRVLELGQLIAGPFAGRMLAEFGADVIKVEPPGVGDPLRKWRLLHDGTSVWWAAQSRNKTSLALDLRTPEGQDVVRRLVAETDVLIENFRPGTLEGWGLGWDALSAINPGLVMLRVSGFGQTGPYRNRPGFGVIAEAMGGLRHLTGEPGRTPVRVGVSLGDSLSALHGVIGILLALRHREQQGGKGQVVDVALYESVFNMMESLLPEYSAFGAVREAAGSSLPGIAPTNAYRCRDGKYALIAGNGDSIFRRLMELIGRPDLGNDPALAHNDGRVAQVARIDAAIGEWSARHDLDDVLAALNEARIPSGRIYDVADIAADPHYRARDMIVDAALPDGTPVLVPGIVPKLGATPGRIERPAPALGADTDAVLESIGIDAATRDDWRARGVI
- a CDS encoding ABC transporter permease, whose amino-acid sequence is MATDNHAAPAWPPKHSPPGAQPVNAMKPQKLRGSLAGRAWKALVWGLMAFFLLNVMLLIATVAVNSVATRWFGTPLPQGFTLHWYAKAWEDFQLASVLWVTVEVVGAVVLLSVALGVPAAYALARVQFRGKRFALLVFLLPLMVPPVTYGIPMATVMYKVGLAGTLPGVILANLVPALPFVILVMTPFIEQIDPNLEAAARIFGANTWRYFRYVLLPLLVPGMLAAGLLVLVRTIGMFELTFFTAGPSTQTLVVALYYAVFSTGVRAPQSIDAMAMIYMAITLVWVVIALQFVSPTQLVSRVKQERQ
- a CDS encoding VOC family protein, producing MALIDHLDHLVLTCVDPERTKHFYTEVMQMQLETFGAGRLAFRFGNQKINLHVRGAEFEPKAHVPVPGALDLCFIAAVPLDDVIAHLQRVEWPIVEGPVERTGATQKIRSVYVRDPDLNLIEISELI
- a CDS encoding alpha/beta hydrolase, which codes for MTILYRGMDRAALDAAYLNTKAIPDFPAVLASCQARSAALYDATPGRRDLRYGAGPAQRFDWLRCGRPDAPLFVFIHGGYWQHCAKEDFAYAAAGPLARGFDVVLAEYTLAPTASMTDIVGEIGALLDHLATDPDGIGTAGRPIHLSGHSAGGHLTAVYRAHPAVVSALAISPLVDLEPISLCVLDDKLKLTAQEIAAYSPLRHIGPGAPTVVAVGAAELPELVRHAHDYADACEAAGERIARTWLPGMQHFTVLDDLATPDSAMLAALQALAAR
- a CDS encoding LysR family transcriptional regulator translates to MVNPLHFDLQSLRVFALVAEHGSLTKAAEHGQLTLSAVSKRIAELESVTGSALFVRHARGVELTPAGRALLDHAAKVIEQVNRMAHEMSDYVAGVRGHIHVWTNTSAIVQFLPADLAAFLTGNPGIKVSLEERLSHEIVDALASGKADLGVFADNVPAPGIERRLYRRDELVLLVPRGHRFAAHDSIRFADTLDEDYVGLSDGSSLLARMTDAAFAAERSLKLRIQVSNFDGVSRMIEAGLGIGVLPRDAVTRERASRLGVVKLDDAWATRTLWVGVKAGSVLTTDIAKLFDFMSAR